A single Nocardioides bizhenqiangii DNA region contains:
- the ku gene encoding non-homologous end joining protein Ku — translation MRAIWKGAVSFGLVSVPVKLYSATESHDVSFRQVHAKDGGRIKYQRVCSIDGEEVPYADIAKGYETEDGEMVILTEDDLAELPSTSSREIAVEKFVPSDQIDPMLFEKSYYLEPESSGAKPYALLRQALLDADRMAVVTVALRQRTTTAVLRVRDDVIVMQTMMWPDEIRNPDFKIETGEIKDAEVKMAHMLVETLAGDFEPEEFEDDYAAAVQAVVKAKIEGGEIRRTPTSTKTGGEVVDLLAALQRSVEAAKTSRGEEAAEEKPTKKPAAKKAPAKKDAAKKDAAKKDAAKKAPAKKAPAKKAAKKPAKKAAAKKAS, via the coding sequence TTCGGCCTGGTCAGCGTGCCGGTGAAGCTCTACTCGGCCACCGAGAGCCACGACGTGTCGTTCCGACAGGTGCACGCCAAGGACGGCGGCCGGATCAAGTACCAACGGGTCTGCTCGATCGACGGTGAAGAGGTGCCCTACGCCGACATCGCGAAGGGCTACGAGACCGAGGACGGCGAGATGGTGATCCTCACCGAGGACGACCTGGCCGAGCTGCCGTCAACGTCGTCGCGCGAGATCGCCGTCGAGAAGTTCGTCCCCAGCGACCAGATCGACCCGATGCTGTTCGAGAAGTCCTACTACCTCGAGCCCGAGTCAAGCGGTGCCAAGCCCTACGCGCTGCTGCGGCAGGCGCTCCTGGATGCCGACCGGATGGCAGTCGTCACGGTCGCGCTGCGTCAGCGCACGACCACCGCGGTGCTGCGGGTGCGTGACGACGTGATCGTCATGCAGACGATGATGTGGCCCGACGAGATCCGCAACCCCGACTTCAAGATCGAGACCGGCGAGATCAAGGACGCCGAGGTCAAGATGGCGCACATGCTCGTCGAGACCCTCGCCGGTGACTTCGAGCCCGAAGAGTTCGAGGACGACTACGCGGCCGCCGTGCAGGCCGTCGTGAAGGCGAAGATCGAGGGCGGCGAGATCCGTCGTACTCCCACCTCGACGAAGACGGGCGGCGAGGTCGTCGACCTCCTCGCCGCGCTCCAGCGCTCGGTCGAGGCCGCCAAGACCTCCCGCGGCGAGGAAGCCGCGGAGGAGAAGCCGACGAAGAAGCCCGCGGCCAAGAAGGCGCCCGCCAAGAAGGACGCTGCCAAGAAGGACGCTGCCAAGAAGGACGCTGCCAAGAAGGCGCCGGCGAAGAAGGCGCCCGCCAAGAAGGCCGCGAAGAAGCCGGCGAAGAAGGCTGCTGCCAAGAAGGCCAGCTAG
- a CDS encoding HNH endonuclease signature motif containing protein, with protein MDLGTAPLLDLTAPAVTQVVEPAVRTRSQELLAGIRDDQQTITDREIAKLRKIAEWAAEHVVAEDAADVATLTERGLDTGLPLAGPGAPLISDFAVMELSALLGRSLDSGRNYVGQVLELAHRLPKTWTRLLDGQVPVWKALRVADATRLLPQDAASFVDAQLAPFAHGVTWAQVDRLVEEALVRYDPDAAEDRRREARDHRHVHTGLDRVGYNGTADLSGTLDAADALDLEHAIARRAKLAGQLGDTDTLDVRRAKALGEIAREDLVLDLEVADPDTGEITRTIPGRKTELTLHLSATDQTVGRFGNTRTPISVEQVKEWLNTPHTTVIVRPVIDLAGHQPVDSYEIPDRIRRQVTGRDHHCGFPYCTKPAETCDLDHITPHAEGGPTCACNLSPACRGHHRYKTSGRASYRMLTPGTYHWTLPTGTYLVDPTGTHQLTATPPDD; from the coding sequence ATGGATCTCGGGACCGCACCCCTCCTCGACCTCACCGCACCCGCGGTGACCCAGGTCGTTGAGCCCGCGGTCCGCACCCGGTCTCAAGAGCTCCTCGCCGGGATCCGGGACGACCAGCAGACCATCACCGACCGCGAGATCGCCAAGCTCCGCAAGATCGCCGAATGGGCTGCCGAGCACGTCGTGGCCGAGGACGCTGCGGATGTGGCGACGTTGACCGAGCGGGGTCTGGACACCGGCCTCCCGCTCGCCGGCCCCGGCGCACCGCTGATCAGCGACTTCGCGGTGATGGAGCTCTCCGCGTTGTTGGGGCGGTCGCTGGACTCGGGGCGCAACTACGTCGGCCAGGTCCTCGAGCTCGCCCACCGCCTCCCCAAGACCTGGACCCGCCTCCTCGACGGGCAGGTGCCGGTGTGGAAAGCCCTCCGGGTCGCCGACGCCACCCGCCTCCTACCGCAGGACGCCGCTTCGTTTGTCGACGCCCAGCTGGCACCGTTCGCGCACGGGGTGACCTGGGCGCAGGTCGACCGGCTGGTCGAGGAAGCCCTGGTCCGCTACGACCCCGATGCCGCCGAAGACCGCCGGCGGGAGGCCCGGGACCACCGGCACGTCCACACCGGCCTGGACCGGGTCGGCTACAACGGCACCGCCGACCTCTCCGGCACCCTGGACGCCGCCGATGCCCTCGACCTCGAACACGCCATCGCTCGCCGCGCCAAGCTCGCCGGCCAGCTCGGCGACACCGACACCCTCGACGTCCGGCGGGCCAAAGCCCTCGGTGAGATCGCCCGGGAGGACCTGGTCCTCGACCTCGAGGTCGCCGACCCCGACACCGGAGAGATCACTAGGACCATTCCCGGGCGGAAGACCGAGCTCACCCTCCACCTGTCCGCCACCGACCAGACCGTGGGCCGGTTCGGCAACACCCGCACCCCGATCTCGGTGGAGCAGGTCAAGGAATGGCTCAACACCCCCCACACCACTGTGATCGTGCGGCCGGTGATCGACCTCGCCGGCCACCAACCGGTCGACTCCTATGAGATCCCCGACCGGATCCGCCGCCAGGTCACCGGACGCGACCACCACTGCGGCTTCCCCTACTGCACCAAACCCGCCGAAACCTGCGACCTCGACCACATCACCCCCCACGCCGAGGGCGGGCCGACCTGTGCCTGCAACCTCTCCCCGGCCTGCCGCGGCCACCACCGGTACAAGACATCGGGCCGAGCCAGCTACCGGATGCTCACCCCCGGCACCTACCACTGGACCCTGCCCACCGGGACCTACCTGGTCGACCCCACCGGCACCCACCAACTCACCGCCACACCACCGGACGACTAG
- the rodA gene encoding rod shape-determining protein RodA, with the protein MATRTSARSRRVGSTGRPRWRELDLLLLGAVVLLSILGCVLVWSATIHRDDLTGGDSRAFLAKQVVNVGIGLGLMVVVAATDHRWVRILAPIAYGLAVVGLVLVLVMGTTVNGSQSWLMFGGLSLQPSELAKLAVVVGMALVVAERSEGRWRDRVGTVDVLLMLAVAAVPAVLILAQPDLGTMLVLSATVFGVVAASGAHRRWLALLVGSGVLVAIFAVVTGFLEQYQVDRFLAFTDPGLDPRGAGYNVEQARIAVGNGGLFGQGLFDGSQTSSGFVPEQHTDFVFTVAGEELGLVGAAFVIALLGIIIWRALAIAARSDDVFGRIAAAGIACWFGFQAFQNIGMCVGIMPVTGVPLPFVSYGGSSMFAGMLAIGLLQNIHLRTISAPASRMQPVKRVLVRG; encoded by the coding sequence ATGGCTACCCGGACCTCGGCGCGGTCACGTCGCGTCGGCAGCACCGGGCGGCCGCGCTGGCGCGAGCTCGACCTGCTGCTGCTCGGGGCGGTCGTGCTCCTCAGCATCCTGGGGTGCGTGCTCGTCTGGTCCGCCACGATCCACCGGGACGACCTCACGGGGGGTGACTCCAGGGCGTTCCTGGCCAAGCAGGTGGTCAACGTCGGCATCGGTCTCGGGTTGATGGTCGTCGTCGCCGCGACCGACCACCGCTGGGTCCGGATCCTCGCGCCGATCGCCTACGGCCTGGCGGTCGTAGGGCTGGTGCTCGTGCTGGTGATGGGCACCACGGTCAACGGCTCGCAGTCGTGGCTGATGTTCGGCGGGCTGTCGCTCCAGCCCTCCGAGCTCGCGAAGCTCGCCGTCGTCGTCGGCATGGCTCTCGTCGTTGCCGAGCGCAGCGAGGGCCGGTGGCGTGATCGGGTCGGCACCGTCGACGTGCTCCTCATGCTCGCGGTCGCCGCCGTCCCCGCCGTCCTCATCCTGGCCCAGCCGGACCTCGGCACCATGCTCGTGCTCAGCGCCACCGTCTTCGGCGTCGTCGCCGCCTCCGGCGCGCACCGCCGCTGGCTCGCGCTGCTCGTCGGCTCGGGCGTGCTCGTCGCGATCTTCGCCGTGGTCACCGGGTTTCTCGAGCAGTACCAGGTCGACCGCTTCCTCGCCTTCACCGACCCCGGCCTGGACCCGCGGGGCGCCGGCTACAACGTCGAGCAGGCCCGGATCGCGGTCGGCAACGGCGGGCTCTTCGGACAAGGACTCTTCGACGGCTCGCAGACCAGCTCCGGGTTCGTGCCCGAGCAGCACACCGACTTCGTCTTCACCGTCGCCGGCGAGGAGCTCGGCCTGGTCGGCGCCGCGTTCGTGATCGCGCTGCTCGGCATCATCATCTGGCGCGCGCTGGCGATCGCTGCCCGCAGCGACGACGTGTTCGGCCGGATCGCCGCGGCGGGCATCGCCTGCTGGTTCGGCTTCCAGGCCTTCCAGAACATCGGGATGTGCGTCGGCATCATGCCCGTCACCGGCGTACCCCTCCCGTTCGTGTCGTACGGCGGCTCCTCGATGTTCGCCGGGATGCTCGCGATCGGGCTGCTGCAGAACATCCACCTCCGCACGATCTCCGCGCCGGCCTCCCGGATGCAGCCGGTGAAGCGGGTGCTGGTACGCGGCTGA
- the mrdA gene encoding penicillin-binding protein 2 — MTPSTGNSSHRSRLRLIVIQALAFSLLATLAARLYYLQVVTGEEYQGKAASQSVRDVVVQPQRGLIVDAMGRPLVTNRLTWVASIDRTLIGRMEPRVRRALLNRVARVIEEEPRRIARKLVLCGTEGAKEGVCWNGSPYQPVPVAQDLDDATALRINEQPEDFPGVVVVQQSVRDYPRPFDINAAHLLGYLSPITEDELTAAELGGDTSVHGASVVGRAGVEKEYDAWLRGQPGYERVKVNANGEVIGEEADVRAQPGDTLVTSIDAKVQGIVEHQLHKMIMTARGTVDPVSGRPFEADSGAAVVMDVNTGRIIAMASQPTYDPEVWADGITQMQLKRLYSEAAGTPLLGRAMQGQFAPGSTWKPFMTAGALTHGYTTDTRLNCSSAFTVGNRDFKNYESGAYGYISFADALRVSCNTFFYRIGYDYWQRFGSDVADVDAKDPLVEQALDFGFGSATGIDIPGESSGRIADRKWKRDYYKSMKDYYCGIADKPQDAKTSDFVYKFAYEFCIEGYAYRAGDAVNFAIGQGDTIVTPLQLARAYGAIANGGTLWEPRVGKAIVSPSGEVIRRIPPSKAGTVGVPNAVLSYIDDALKEVSRTGTLSWKLGGFPLDDVVLRAKTGSAEVYGKQSTGWVASYTDDYVVVMMISQGGTGSGSTGDGIRKIWEALYGVEGETVVPRKAVIPGTVPPDDLPVFGRDGSILPPAREED, encoded by the coding sequence ATGACCCCGTCGACCGGCAACTCCTCGCACCGCAGCCGCCTCCGGCTGATCGTGATCCAGGCCCTTGCCTTCTCGTTGCTCGCCACCCTGGCCGCCCGTCTCTACTACCTGCAGGTCGTCACGGGCGAGGAGTACCAGGGCAAGGCCGCTTCCCAGTCCGTCCGTGACGTCGTCGTGCAGCCGCAGCGCGGGCTGATCGTCGACGCGATGGGGCGGCCGCTGGTCACCAACCGGCTCACCTGGGTCGCGTCGATCGACCGCACCCTGATCGGGCGGATGGAGCCGCGGGTACGACGCGCGCTGCTGAACCGGGTCGCGCGCGTGATCGAGGAAGAGCCCCGCCGGATCGCACGCAAGCTGGTGCTCTGCGGCACCGAGGGCGCCAAGGAGGGCGTGTGCTGGAACGGCTCGCCGTACCAGCCGGTCCCGGTCGCCCAGGACCTCGACGACGCCACCGCGCTGCGCATCAACGAGCAGCCGGAGGACTTCCCGGGCGTGGTCGTGGTGCAGCAGAGCGTGCGCGACTACCCCCGGCCCTTCGACATCAACGCCGCCCACCTGCTCGGCTACCTCAGCCCGATCACCGAGGACGAGCTGACCGCCGCCGAGCTCGGCGGCGACACGTCGGTCCACGGCGCGTCCGTGGTGGGCCGGGCGGGCGTCGAGAAGGAGTACGACGCCTGGTTGCGCGGGCAGCCCGGCTACGAGCGGGTCAAGGTCAACGCCAACGGCGAGGTGATCGGCGAGGAGGCCGATGTCCGGGCCCAGCCCGGCGACACCCTGGTCACGTCCATCGACGCGAAGGTGCAGGGCATCGTCGAGCACCAGCTGCACAAGATGATCATGACGGCGCGGGGGACGGTCGACCCGGTGAGCGGGCGGCCGTTCGAGGCAGATTCGGGCGCCGCCGTCGTCATGGACGTCAACACCGGACGGATCATCGCGATGGCCAGCCAGCCGACGTACGACCCCGAGGTCTGGGCCGACGGGATCACCCAGATGCAGCTGAAGCGGCTCTACTCCGAGGCCGCCGGCACACCGCTCCTCGGACGCGCGATGCAGGGCCAGTTCGCACCGGGGTCGACGTGGAAGCCGTTCATGACCGCGGGCGCGCTCACCCACGGCTACACGACCGACACCCGCCTCAACTGCTCCTCGGCGTTCACCGTCGGCAACCGTGACTTCAAGAACTACGAGTCCGGCGCCTACGGCTACATCTCCTTCGCCGACGCACTGCGGGTCTCCTGCAACACCTTCTTCTACCGGATCGGCTACGACTACTGGCAGCGCTTCGGCTCCGACGTCGCGGACGTCGACGCCAAGGACCCGCTGGTCGAGCAGGCCCTGGACTTCGGCTTCGGCAGCGCGACCGGGATCGACATCCCCGGGGAGTCCTCGGGCCGGATCGCCGACCGCAAGTGGAAGCGCGACTACTACAAGTCGATGAAGGACTACTACTGCGGGATCGCCGACAAGCCGCAGGACGCGAAGACCAGCGACTTCGTGTACAAGTTCGCCTACGAGTTCTGCATCGAGGGCTACGCCTACCGCGCCGGTGACGCGGTGAACTTCGCGATCGGCCAGGGCGACACGATCGTCACGCCGCTGCAGCTGGCCCGCGCCTACGGCGCGATCGCCAACGGCGGCACGCTCTGGGAGCCGCGGGTCGGCAAGGCGATCGTCTCGCCGAGCGGCGAGGTGATCCGGCGGATCCCGCCCTCGAAGGCGGGCACCGTCGGCGTACCGAACGCGGTGCTGAGCTACATCGACGACGCGCTCAAGGAGGTCTCCCGCACCGGCACGCTGTCGTGGAAGCTCGGGGGGTTCCCGCTCGACGACGTGGTGCTCCGCGCCAAGACCGGCTCCGCCGAGGTCTACGGCAAGCAGTCGACGGGCTGGGTCGCGTCGTACACCGACGACTACGTCGTGGTGATGATGATCAGCCAGGGCGGCACCGGATCCGGCTCGACCGGTGACGGCATCCGCAAGATCTGGGAGGCGCTGTACGGCGTCGAGGGCGAGACCGTCGTCCCGCGCAAGGCCGTCATCCCCGGCACCGTGCCGCCCGACGACCTGCCGGTCTTCGGACGCGACGGCTCCATCCTGCCGCCGGCTCGCGAGGAGGACTGA
- the mreD gene encoding rod shape-determining protein MreD, whose translation MRGTQRLVAALLTVVVALLLQVTVFPHFAWNGVVPDLVLLAVIGAALVTDPRFATLLGFGAGLLLDLAPPADHAAGRWALALLVVGYVVGRLAHDHSAPQSGGGRPPYSLMLAAGAGGAFVGTSVFALSGVLLSDPAVGVGRLLEVVLTAVAYDTVAALVVLPVTVWIFTREPGPRPAQVTPRAPRRTPV comes from the coding sequence GTGAGGGGCACCCAGCGGCTGGTGGCCGCTCTGCTCACCGTGGTCGTGGCGCTGCTGCTCCAGGTCACTGTCTTCCCGCACTTCGCCTGGAACGGCGTCGTTCCCGACCTGGTGCTGCTCGCCGTCATCGGCGCGGCGCTGGTCACCGATCCCCGCTTCGCCACCCTGCTCGGCTTCGGCGCCGGACTGCTGCTCGACCTGGCACCGCCGGCCGACCACGCCGCCGGTCGTTGGGCGCTCGCGCTGCTCGTCGTCGGGTACGTCGTCGGCCGGCTGGCGCACGACCACTCGGCCCCGCAGTCCGGCGGCGGGCGGCCGCCGTACTCGCTGATGCTGGCTGCCGGCGCCGGCGGTGCCTTCGTCGGCACGTCGGTCTTCGCTCTGTCGGGAGTGCTGCTGAGCGACCCGGCGGTCGGTGTGGGCCGGCTCCTCGAGGTGGTGCTCACCGCGGTGGCCTACGACACCGTGGCGGCGCTCGTCGTCCTCCCGGTCACCGTCTGGATCTTCACGCGTGAGCCCGGCCCGCGTCCGGCCCAGGTCACCCCTCGTGCTCCCCGGCGGACGCCTGTCTGA
- the mreC gene encoding rod shape-determining protein MreC, whose product MSLDTRPPRQSPVRQVATPRERDEARGLPSRSLLLALVLACVALMVVDLGSGEDSPVAPARRLVGEVLGPAEAGVSEVLGPLVALPGNLHTNDALREENAELEARIDALEQEDRKAGYEENRLEAWAGLAEMANGTGYTLAPARVISYGSAQSFSSTVTISAGTDAGLRPDMTVLNADGLVGRIIEVTSQTATVLLVVDAGSTVGGRVGDNMENGMVEGRGGLEDDEPLELRLLDNTVVPEKGQAVVTWGSEGGAPYVSGVPIGEVDKVFEELRLGTYRAVLEPYVDFTKLDLVGVVVPAGGDGVIEPGAFE is encoded by the coding sequence ATGAGCCTCGACACCAGGCCGCCGCGGCAGAGTCCGGTTCGTCAGGTCGCGACGCCGCGGGAGCGGGACGAGGCGCGCGGGCTGCCGTCGCGCTCGCTCCTGCTGGCGCTGGTGCTGGCGTGCGTCGCGCTGATGGTCGTCGACCTCGGCAGCGGCGAGGACTCGCCCGTCGCGCCGGCCCGCAGGCTCGTCGGCGAGGTGCTCGGCCCCGCCGAGGCGGGCGTCAGCGAGGTCCTCGGACCGCTGGTCGCGCTCCCCGGCAACCTGCACACCAACGACGCGCTCCGCGAGGAGAACGCCGAGCTCGAGGCACGGATCGACGCCCTCGAGCAGGAGGACCGCAAGGCCGGCTACGAGGAGAACCGGCTCGAGGCATGGGCCGGCCTGGCGGAGATGGCCAACGGGACCGGCTACACGCTGGCCCCGGCGCGGGTGATCTCCTACGGCTCCGCCCAGTCCTTCTCGAGCACCGTCACCATCAGTGCCGGCACCGACGCAGGCCTGCGGCCGGACATGACCGTCCTCAACGCGGACGGCCTGGTCGGCAGGATCATCGAGGTCACCAGCCAGACCGCCACCGTGCTCCTCGTCGTCGACGCCGGCTCCACCGTGGGCGGCCGGGTCGGCGACAACATGGAGAACGGCATGGTCGAGGGCAGGGGCGGGCTCGAGGACGACGAGCCGCTCGAGCTCCGCCTGCTCGACAACACGGTGGTGCCGGAGAAGGGGCAGGCGGTGGTGACCTGGGGGAGCGAGGGCGGGGCGCCGTACGTGTCGGGCGTGCCGATCGGCGAGGTCGACAAGGTCTTCGAAGAGCTTCGGCTCGGCACCTACCGCGCCGTCCTCGAGCCGTACGTCGACTTCACGAAGCTCGACCTGGTCGGCGTCGTGGTGCCGGCGGGCGGCGACGGCGTGATCGAGCCGGGAGCATTCGAGTGA
- a CDS encoding rod shape-determining protein: MRANSIIGRDLAVDLGTANTLVYVRRRGVLVDEPSVVALNDSTGDVIAVGHEAKAMMGRTPDNITALRPLRDGVIADFEATEQMLRHFIARVHKRRYFAKPRMVICVPSAITPVEQRAVKEAGYQAGARRVYVVEEPMAAAIGAGLPVHEPTGNMVVDVGGGTTEVAVISLGGIVTSLSIRTAGDELDAAIVAWMKKEHGLMLGERTAEEVKMTLGTAFPSPGEPEGEVRGRDLVTGLPRTVTVTSADIRKALDEPLHSIVDAVRVTLDQTPPELAGDIMDRGIVLTGGGALLRGLDERIRHETGMPVHVAEEPLVSVALGAGRCVEEFEALQQVLVTNPRRF, translated from the coding sequence TTGAGGGCGAACAGCATCATCGGTCGGGACCTGGCCGTTGACCTCGGCACCGCCAACACGCTGGTCTACGTCCGGCGCCGCGGCGTGCTGGTCGACGAGCCCAGTGTGGTCGCGCTCAACGACTCGACCGGCGACGTGATCGCCGTCGGGCACGAGGCGAAGGCGATGATGGGCCGCACACCCGACAACATCACCGCGCTGCGCCCGCTGCGCGACGGCGTCATCGCCGACTTCGAGGCGACCGAGCAGATGCTCCGCCACTTCATCGCGCGGGTTCACAAGCGCCGCTACTTCGCGAAGCCGCGGATGGTGATCTGCGTGCCGAGCGCGATCACGCCGGTCGAGCAGCGCGCGGTGAAGGAGGCCGGCTACCAGGCCGGCGCCCGCCGGGTCTACGTCGTCGAGGAGCCCATGGCCGCCGCCATCGGCGCTGGGCTCCCGGTCCACGAGCCCACGGGCAACATGGTCGTCGACGTCGGCGGCGGTACGACTGAGGTCGCGGTCATCTCGCTCGGCGGCATCGTCACCAGCCTCAGCATCCGCACCGCCGGCGACGAGCTCGACGCCGCGATCGTCGCCTGGATGAAGAAGGAGCACGGCCTCATGCTCGGCGAGCGCACGGCCGAGGAGGTCAAGATGACCCTCGGCACGGCGTTCCCGTCACCGGGCGAGCCCGAGGGCGAGGTCCGCGGCCGCGACCTGGTCACCGGACTGCCCCGCACCGTCACCGTGACCTCCGCCGACATCCGGAAGGCGCTCGACGAGCCGCTGCACTCGATCGTCGACGCCGTACGCGTCACCCTCGACCAGACCCCGCCCGAGCTGGCCGGCGACATCATGGACCGCGGCATCGTGCTCACCGGCGGCGGCGCGCTGCTCCGCGGGCTCGACGAGCGGATCCGCCACGAGACCGGCATGCCGGTCCACGTCGCCGAGGAGCCCCTGGTGTCGGTGGCGCTCGGGGCCGGTCGCTGCGTCGAGGAGTTCGAGGCTCTTCAACAGGTGCTCGTCACCAACCCGAGGCGTTTCTGA
- the ndk gene encoding nucleoside-diphosphate kinase, protein MSQRTLVLIKPDATRRGLVGEVLSRFEAKGLTIVAMEQRLIDAAQADAHYHEHVEKDFYPPLRDFVTSGPLVALVLEGDEAIEVVRALNGATDGRKAAPGTIRGDLSLSNRENLVHGSDSPESAAREIALWFPGL, encoded by the coding sequence GTGAGCCAACGCACCCTGGTCCTGATCAAGCCCGACGCGACCCGCCGCGGCCTCGTGGGCGAGGTGCTCTCCCGGTTCGAGGCCAAGGGCCTCACCATCGTGGCGATGGAGCAGCGACTGATCGACGCGGCACAGGCCGACGCGCACTACCACGAGCACGTCGAGAAGGACTTCTACCCGCCGCTGCGCGACTTCGTCACCAGCGGTCCGCTGGTCGCGCTGGTGCTCGAGGGGGACGAGGCGATCGAGGTCGTCCGCGCGCTCAACGGCGCGACCGACGGCCGCAAGGCCGCCCCCGGCACCATCCGCGGCGACCTCTCGCTCTCCAACCGCGAGAACCTCGTCCACGGCTCCGACTCGCCCGAGTCCGCCGCCCGCGAGATCGCTCTCTGGTTTCCCGGACTCTGA
- a CDS encoding winged helix-turn-helix domain-containing protein translates to MQSLSLAQARRIALAAQGFTDKRHVLPTMRTFQRTLNRTGVLQVDSVNVLQRAHFMPLYSRMGPYDVDLLRRAAEGRPRRVIEYWAHVQAFMPVELWPVMRFRMAHYADREFKWWQGIDASLKERVLKEVGSRGPVTARDLEHVNGDAQVEKKHWGWNWSEARKALDILYMTGEIAIAGRNSQFEVRYDLPERVLPPDVLAAPALTEDEAVLELVRRAARSHGVASANCLADYFRIKVAPARTAAEELVSAGELERVTVEGWRRPAYLHRDARLPRRIDARALLSPFDPVVWERARTEALFDFYYRIEIYTPAAKRVHGYYVLPFLLGDRIVARVDIKADRPMRALLVQGAYAEPGAPPETAAALAAELRQLAGWLGLDDVVVAPRGDLAAELTGAVG, encoded by the coding sequence GTGCAGTCCCTCTCGCTCGCGCAGGCCCGCCGGATCGCGCTTGCTGCTCAGGGCTTCACCGACAAGCGGCACGTGCTGCCGACCATGCGGACCTTCCAGCGCACCCTCAACCGCACGGGCGTGCTGCAGGTCGACTCGGTCAACGTCTTGCAGCGGGCGCACTTCATGCCGCTCTACTCCCGGATGGGGCCCTACGACGTCGACCTGCTGCGGCGCGCGGCCGAGGGGCGTCCGCGTCGGGTGATCGAGTACTGGGCGCACGTGCAGGCGTTCATGCCGGTCGAGCTCTGGCCGGTGATGCGGTTCCGGATGGCGCACTACGCCGATCGCGAGTTCAAGTGGTGGCAGGGCATCGACGCGTCGCTGAAGGAGCGGGTGCTCAAGGAGGTCGGGAGCCGCGGCCCGGTGACCGCACGCGACCTCGAGCACGTCAACGGGGACGCCCAAGTCGAGAAGAAGCACTGGGGCTGGAACTGGTCGGAGGCGCGCAAGGCGCTCGACATCCTCTACATGACCGGCGAGATCGCCATCGCCGGCCGCAACAGCCAGTTCGAGGTGCGCTACGACCTGCCGGAACGGGTGCTGCCACCGGACGTGCTGGCGGCGCCGGCGCTGACCGAGGACGAGGCGGTGCTCGAGCTGGTCCGCCGCGCTGCCCGCTCCCACGGCGTCGCCAGTGCCAACTGCCTCGCCGACTACTTCCGGATCAAGGTGGCGCCTGCCCGGACCGCGGCGGAGGAGCTGGTGTCCGCCGGGGAGCTGGAGCGGGTGACCGTGGAGGGGTGGCGCCGCCCGGCCTACCTCCACCGCGACGCGCGGCTGCCGCGCCGGATCGATGCCCGGGCCCTGCTGAGCCCGTTCGACCCGGTGGTGTGGGAGCGCGCCCGCACCGAGGCGCTCTTCGACTTCTACTACCGCATCGAGATCTACACCCCGGCCGCAAAGCGGGTGCACGGCTACTACGTGCTGCCGTTCCTCCTCGGCGATCGGATCGTCGCGCGAGTCGACATCAAGGCCGACCGCCCGATGCGGGCACTGCTGGTCCAGGGTGCGTACGCCGAGCCGGGCGCTCCGCCCGAGACGGCGGCCGCGCTCGCGGCCGAGCTGCGGCAGCTCGCGGGCTGGCTCGGGCTCGACGACGTCGTCGTGGCGCCGCGGGGGGATCTCGCCGCCGAGCTCACCGGAGCCGTTGGATAG
- a CDS encoding response regulator transcription factor, protein MSSGNEPIRVLVVDDHELFRRGLTMLLGVEPGIEVVGEASDGAEGTELAVSSAPDVVLLDVRMPKQSGIEACVAIKAASPTTKIVMLTVSDEEADLYEAVKNGASGYLLKDSSIEEVAQGIRVVAEGQSLISPSMAAKLIDEFKTMSRPDRSQGPALRLTERELDVLRLVAKGLSNRDVAHRLAISENTVKNHVRNMLEKLQLHSRMEAVMYAVREKLVELE, encoded by the coding sequence GTGTCGAGTGGGAACGAGCCGATCCGGGTGCTGGTGGTCGATGATCACGAGCTCTTCCGACGTGGCCTGACCATGCTGCTCGGCGTCGAGCCGGGCATCGAGGTGGTCGGGGAGGCCAGCGACGGCGCCGAGGGCACCGAGCTGGCGGTCAGCAGTGCTCCCGACGTCGTGCTGCTCGACGTCCGGATGCCGAAGCAGTCCGGCATCGAGGCGTGCGTTGCCATCAAGGCCGCGTCGCCGACGACGAAGATCGTCATGCTGACCGTGTCCGACGAGGAGGCCGACCTCTACGAGGCAGTCAAGAACGGCGCCTCGGGCTACCTGCTCAAGGACTCCTCGATCGAGGAGGTCGCCCAGGGCATCCGGGTCGTCGCCGAGGGCCAGTCGCTGATCAGCCCGTCGATGGCGGCCAAGCTCATCGACGAGTTCAAGACCATGTCGCGGCCGGACCGCTCGCAGGGTCCGGCACTGAGGCTCACCGAGCGCGAGCTCGACGTGCTGCGGCTCGTCGCCAAGGGCCTCAGCAACCGCGACGTCGCCCACCGGCTCGCGATCAGCGAGAACACCGTCAAGAACCACGTGCGCAACATGCTGGAGAAGCTCCAGCTGCACTCGCGGATGGAGGCGGTCATGTACGCAGTTCGGGAAAAGCTGGTTGAGCTGGAGTGA